The Cynocephalus volans isolate mCynVol1 chromosome 5, mCynVol1.pri, whole genome shotgun sequence genomic sequence CTTTGCCCAACTTCTAAATGCTGGCTTGCCCCATGGTTCAGTCCTTGGCCTCTTCTTCACCTACCTCCTCCTCTCATCCCatcccatggctttaaatactaTTTATACCCATCAGTGGCTCCCCAAATTTCAATCCCTCCCAAATCCAAGTCTCCAGTCCTCTTCTCTCCCCTAAGCTACAGATTACCTATACCCACTGCCTATTTGACATCTCCACTaggaatatttaaaaagaatctcAAATTTAGTTTCTGATTACCCTCCCCGCCCCAGCCCCTCCAAATCTGCTCCTCTCCCAGTCCTCTTATCTCAGTATTCCCAGTTACTCAGGACAAGAAAACCTGGAAGTCCTTCTCTATTCCTCACTTTTTCTTATGTGCCAAGTGCAAGCCACCACCAACCTCATTttctctaccttcaaaatatattctgtttCTGACCCTTTCAGCACCTCCACCTGTACCACCCTACTCTAAGCAATTCTTATTTCTCCAATAGGCTAGTGGAATAGCCTCTgactgctctctctgcttcctttcttGCTCACCCTCACCATTTATTCACCACTCAGTATGTAAActtccaaaaaaagaaatcagatccTGTCATTCCCCTGCTCAAAACCTACGACTGGCTTCTCATGATATTAATAAAATCCTAAATGCCTGTCATAGGAACGGGACCCTACATGTGTGTCCCTGGCGACCTTCCTGACCTCATCTCCCATACTCTTTCCTGGTTTCCATACTCCACTCCCCCAGGCACTCTTGCTGATCCCAGATCACCAAGCTCATTCCCATCTCAAGACCCTTTCACTCACTGACCCCTGCCTTGCCAGACCCTTTCCCCATAGCTCCAAACAGCTCACTTTATCTCACTGTCCAGTTCTCTCCTAAGGGAGGTTTTCCCCGAGGACCCCTCCCTCCTAGTCACTCTCTATCCCCTTTCATTGCTTGATTTCCTTCATTTCCCCTAAATAATATGATTTCAGATCACGAATCTAGTTACTCACCAAAAAACAAGCTCTGTGAGTGTAGGGACCTTTCTGCCATTTTCACAGAAGCAAATCCCATCCCTAGAACAGCACTTGGCAActagtaggtgctcagtattTGTGGCATGGATAAATCAAAGAGAGCTGCAGGGAAATCCAAACTCAGGGCTGCCTGTGCCACAGCAAACACTCTCCCTAACACAGCACTCCAACAGAGATAAGTTAGTACAGAGGCTGCTGAGAGCAGAAACACAGGCCCTCTGTGAGGGACAGCCTAGGATCAATACTCAGGGGAGTGAAATGACTGGAAAGAGGAACAATCACTCAGAAGTAAGGCAGGTTTTTCCCAAGACAAAAAGGACACTGAAAGATGAGTTAGAGGCGCTTCCAAGGAGCCCAACTATCTACTCCATGCTCTTCAATTTCTTCTGGGCTGGGCCCTTTTTGTTTCCAATATCGTCTCAGATACAACTTTGCCAAGGTCtcttctcacctctcctattcaaaATGAAAAGGGACCCTGGGACTGgctaataacaccaagatccagggtttgatccctgtactggccagccaccaaaaaaaaaaaaaaaaagtaaagaaaaaaataataaagtaaaggGGCTCTGGGCCCTAATCAAACATTCCTTTTTGCCCCACTGACAGCCGAGACAAAGCTTTTAATTAAGGGGAGATTCCTCTTGACAACAGACTTAAAGGGTTAAGACCTGGAAGGAAACTACTTGCTGAGCTCCTGCTATGATTAAATGATCATTGTACTATGGACTAATTACTACAATCAAAcagttaatataaataaatcacttagaacagtacctggtacatagtaagcaccATACATGTGCTAAAATTTAAcaatagttattgttattactatgaTCACTACTCGTTGGGCATTGTTAGTCTCTCTCACCACTCCCTTTGTTCCTCACATCCATTCCTTTAATGGGTATCAATGTCCTCATTTTAAAAGTCTACGTAACTAAGACAGAGTAGCTAAATAACTTACTCCAGCTGAGAGGTGGAATTTACCTCCTCCACCTTGCCCACGACCACCAGCAGAGGTCGCCCCTCAGAGATCCTGGGGCCTAATGAGGCCTgatctccttccctcttttccaaATATTCAAACTCTGTACCTTCTGGGAGGCCACCAGGCATGATCCTCCGCTTCCTTACCCACACAGCCAATGGTCACCACTCCATCTTTGTAGTGCTCCCGAGTTGGGCCGGTTGGCTCCATTGTTGAATCAGTCTGTTGCTCCACCAGGACTGCTGGcccatcttcctcttcctcctcctccccagagcCATTACCCCAGGTAGCCCCAGCCATATCCCGAGCAATCTTCTCCCGCCAGCTGCTCAAGTCCACTGTTCAGAGAAGGAGAAGATGAAGAAGATTCTCCCCAGGGCCACTGTATATGATGGCACAGACTGTGCACTGCACAGCTGATGTAATTAGCACCCTCTGGAATTGTACAGCACCAACCTGTACAACAGTGGGTGATAGCATCTCCCCAGCCTTCATTTGACCCCACCCTGGAATCATGCACACCTCTCTCTCTGAGTTTCTGAAAAGTACTGGGAAGACTGAAGGCAGAAAATCACTGAGGCTCCTGCCTACCTGCTGCTCTCTTCTCCCACCCAGTCAGTCCGCTCCTAATTCCATCCCCTGCCTGACCTGTCATGCACATCCATAATAGAGGGGTTGACTTTGAAAAAGGTGAGCAAAATGACTCCAGGCCTTGGGTCTCCCCCATGACCTCCCATAGCACCCCTCTAAGGGCCACATACCTTTCCCTGTGGTGATGGCTTCACATGCTCTCAGCAACTGCTCTGGGCCCAGAGCCCGAGTCCATCCTCTTCCCCGCCTCCGACTCTTCTTCAAGACTGAGATCAGAGGGCACAAAAGGGTTTGCACACAGGCTTATGTATGGGTTTACATCTTCCAGCACCCTTAGGCCCCCTAGTCAGCAAGCCTCTCTGTTCTCCCCTTTTTCCCCTGCCACCCCAACTCTCCCATGTTGCCCTCCTCATTGTCTACTCACCACTACTAGGGTCCTGTGGCGTGCGGGGGTCCCGAGGGAAAGAGGTGAAAAGGACGATGTGGAGCTGAGGATAGTGTTGGTGGAAATAATGCTTCCAGGCAACCACGAGAGCTGGTGGGGCCAGATCCACCTTGTTCAAGACCAGCACCAGAGCCAGCCCAAGTTCTCCCGTCACGTACTCATAAAGTGCTGGTGGGAAATTCACAACCTAGGACAGGGTTGGTAAGGGAATACAGCAATGAGAAGTCAACCAAGAGTTCTCTGTCTCCAGCTCCCCACTCACCAAGCACAACTCGGAGAAAGGGCCTTGGCAGTAGCAGATTCTGGGGCAAAAATGGTAAAGCAGCCAAACTGAACAAGGAAGACAATTCAGGGGTGAATAAAACCGTGTGTAAGTCTCAGGGAGTTTCCTACAGGTCATAATTAGAGATGAAAATGAACTGACAATAAGACAAGGAAACAGTGACACCAAGCACACTGAGGTAAAGGCTGGGATCAGGAACTGGGATGGGGGTTGGGGCAGAAACTAACATCTGTTTTTGTGTGCACACAACTGTACgtgtgtacacatgcatgtgtgtgtgcatgcaagtatgtgcacatgtgtgcatgttttGTGTTAAGCATGTGTGACTATAACCATGTGAATGTGTCTGCATATATagatatgcacatgcacacatgtatgtgACTGTGAGTATGTAAGTATATAAATCATTAAGGAcctccaacctaaatgtccccaCAGACCTCCCTTTCTCCCATTGGAGGACAAGAGTGAAGTGGCAGATTCAGGATTCACACAGGGCAGTCCAGCAGTAGAGACTACAGCCTTAACCACTACCCTAGCATTCCAGGTGGGTTCTGTAGCAACTGATGTGGTGGTGCTAGAAAGACGAGATaaggaagaaaaggcattttGGGTTGAGCAGGGGGAAGCCCTCAGCTGCCTTCATAGAGTCTCTGGAGCTCAACACTGGGACTTTCTATTGGTCTAGCTCTGGCAGGCTGGGAGACAGGACATGCAGGTTTTCATCAAAGGAAGTAAAGAACAGTCAGCTGGCCAGGAGAGGAGTAACAGGTTATGACAAGAGATGAATTAAAAACTGAGTTTCTCACTAGAAATCAGCACAGGGTAGAgtctggaaataaaaaaaggataCCTCTCTGTCTCCCAACCCCTGCCTCTGACCTTTGCCCCATAAGaaccttcctcttcttctcccttgCCCACCCTCATCCCTGTACTCACTGGATGTCGGATATCAGTGATAAGTAAGACAATGTCAGACATCTCTAACACTCGCCACAGCTGCCTCCATGtctgaaaagacaaaatcagtggaacagaactTAAGCCCAGAGTCCCCTTCCAGCCTGACCCCAGACCAATTTGATCATGGGTCAATATGCCCCACTCCTGTCCCCACATCACTGTCACCTCCAGATTGTGTTCAAAGTAGCTGAGTTTCTCAGAGGTGTAAGACCCATGAATCTTCCCAAGATACTCCTGGAAGCTCCGTTCCTCCTGGCTCATTAGTTGCTCCTTGGTCATCTCATAGCTCCAAGGAGGACGTCGGGGAAAGTCCAGGACTGGGAGATCAGGAATAAGCACAAGTAAGTATGAGCACAGTCTCAGATTCAAATGTGCACCGGAGATCCCTCCTTCCTCACAGCCAGCTCTTACCCTTCTAaactccttcccccagccccactgccTGTCAAAACACCCAGATGTCTTACTCTCACTCACCTGACCCAGGCTGATAAACCTCCTGGATGTCCAGCTCCAGCACCTCAGCACTGACCGGCTGTAGCACTTGCTCCCGGGCtgctctctttctcctctccaccTCCTCCCGGCTGTCCCGCTCAAAATGCAACCGGTATCTAAGAGAACAAGGACCATGGCATCCAGTGCAATGCCATGGCCATGAACTCCCCTTTTGAGTAGACAATTTTGCCAAGCTTTCTTTCCAGAGTTGTTCAAGTCTCCCCTTTCAGTTGGCCTTCCCCTAGGTCCCTCTTTCAGGCAATATTCGCCGCCCCTCCCCCTCGCCCTTCTAAAAGTCAAACTCTCTCCAACCCATCTGGAACGCAGGATTGTGGCCCCAGAGAGCTGAGTGGCCAGCGGAGAACCGTGGCATCCCAGTCCCATCGCCCCAACTTCCAAGCAGCAGCCCACCTTCCCCCAATGCTCTGACTTCCGGGTAGGCGGGGAAGCCCGGGCCAGCgccccctcccaccctcaccGATTTGGGTCGTAGCCTCGCGGACCCAGCCCCTGGGAAGGCTGCTGGTTGAGCCTGCGGATATGATGGGTCACAGATTCCCCGTCCGAGGTGTCGGTCTGCTCCTCCCGCCGTTCCCGGCTCCCGCTGCGGCTGTTGGAACTGGAGCGTAGCCCATCTTGAAGCCCTGCGGGGAGGGGCCGGTGACGCCAGTGCAGGCCGACTCTCAGGGGTCTTAAGACCCCCTCCCGGTCTGCCTGGCTCCCCTTCACCCGGCCTAACTTTTTTCGAGGCTCCGTCCTCCCAACCACCGTACCCAGGACCCTCCCGGAGGTGCGTGGGGGGTGTCACTCCTCCAGGGAGCTGCGGAGATGGATCCCAATTCGAACTGGAGGgattcccctcccccaactctcCATCCTCCCCCATCCCTTCCAGATGTAGGGGGGCTGAGGTGGGAATATCCCCTCCGCGGTCTCCCGCGCGAGTCAGCGCGCGCGCGCCCACCACCCCCTCCCACGCCCCGCCGAGGTGCGGCGGGCACACCCCTCCTTCCAGATGTGCGGGAGCCCGAGCCCcgccccctcctcctgctcccgcACTGACCTCTCTTCCGCTCCCGCTTGTCCTGCAACTGCTTCTTTTTCTGCTTCACGCTGAAGGGCTTCTTTCTCGGCATGGCCCGGACCAGTCACCTGGCCCGCCCTCCGCCGAGCTCCCGCCGCCTCAACTGACTCCCCCCGGCCCCCGCCGAAAGGGCCCAGGACCCTAGAGGAGGCGGGGCTATCAGGTGACGTCAGCGGGCGGGCCCGACCGACTATCCGCGGCTGCCGGGTTGGGAGGCGGACTGAGGAAATATAGTCACTTCCCTCTGGCAGCGAGGCGAGAGGATGATGCGGAGTGGGCTACCGACGCATGAGAGCCAGTGGCACCGAGAGGACGCAGAAGCGGCGAGGAAGGAGGCGCGCGTGGGAGGATCGGGCTAACTCCGTCACAGACGCTACCAACTCGCGCTCGGAGGAGGGGTGACGCGTGTCATCACTACCTCGCGCTCCCGAGAGACGCTACCACTCACCTGGAGGGGGCGGTAGAGCGGAGGACGGGTCCCACTACCTTAGGGACAGGGCGGAGTGGACAGGCTGAAGCTACACTACCAACCCGGGGGCTTGACCTTAGCGGCAAGCCGAGACTGCGCGTCCCGGGAGTAAAGCCAGGTTGCTGGGCTACACTGGGGGCATCGTCAGAGGTCTGGAGAGGCGGTTGGAGGTTCTGAAGGGTCCTGGGCGCCAACCTGCTGGGACTCAAATTCCTGTGGGAACGATAAGGAGTAGGTTTACAGACAATAAGTGCAAGCGCGGGCGGGAAGGGAAACCCAGGCGGGACAAGGACTTTTGAAGGGAGGTCAGAGGGCAAGAAGTTGTGCCTGCAGCTGTTACCGTAGTAACCGGGGACCGGATGTGGCGATCTTACGGTGCGACAGCCCTCTCAGGCCTTCTGGCCGAGAGCCTGTCGACTCCGGCACTCGTGCGTTCAGCGAGGGAAGAAGCGAggaatatttttaagcatttataGGAACGCGCGCGGCAAAGGGAAGGTTTGAGGTTGCTGCCACGCATGGCAGAAATGGAGGGAGGCAGTTTACATGAGAATGCGGCCGCGGGAAAGGTTCGCCGCAGCCTTCCGGAAGTGGAATGCGGGAGCCTCAGCCTCACAGCCCACCGGCCCCCCGGAAGCGGAAACAGTATCCCAGCGTGCCCCTTCCTCATTGCCCTCCAAATCCCGCTGCAGCCATTGCTGCAGCCACGATGCCTAAACGAAAGAAGCAGAatcagcagcagccaccaccgcATCAGCAGCAGCCCCCGCTGCCCGAGCGGGAAGAGACTGGAGATGAGGAGGATGGGAGTCCCATCGGTGAGGGGCCAGGGAGGGATGTGCACATGCCTGTCATCCGGTCCGGGCAAGGGGCTAGGGGCTGATAAGATGCGGGGGAGGGGACTGTAACGAAGGAGGAAGGGCTCACGTGCTGGGGCGGGGTCGGGGGAGCTGTCCCAGacagagccttgaagaggagtTCTCTGACTGAAACTATCAACCTCAATCCGGCGGCCAAACCTTTCTAGAGAAGGCGGGGGAGGAAAGGATAAAGAGCTCGTATGCGCAGCCGCAGAACGGCCTGCGAGAAGGGCCGTAGAGATGTTGCAGATTGTGATGACTGGAATGACCATTTTTGACCAGACTT encodes the following:
- the GNL1 gene encoding guanine nucleotide-binding protein-like 1 produces the protein MPRKKPFSVKQKKKQLQDKRERKRGLQDGLRSSSNSRSGSRERREEQTDTSDGESVTHHIRRLNQQPSQGLGPRGYDPNRYRLHFERDSREEVERRKRAAREQVLQPVSAEVLELDIQEVYQPGSVLDFPRRPPWSYEMTKEQLMSQEERSFQEYLGKIHGSYTSEKLSYFEHNLETWRQLWRVLEMSDIVLLITDIRHPVVNFPPALYEYVTGELGLALVLVLNKVDLAPPALVVAWKHYFHQHYPQLHIVLFTSFPRDPRTPQDPSSVLKKSRRRGRGWTRALGPEQLLRACEAITTGKVDLSSWREKIARDMAGATWGNGSGEEEEEEDGPAVLVEQQTDSTMEPTGPTREHYKDGVVTIGCVGFPNVGKSSLINGLVGRKVVSVSRTPGHTRYFQTYFLTPSVKLCDCPGLIFPSLLPRQLQVLAGIYPIAQIQEPYTSVGYLASRIPVQALLHLRHPESEDPSAEHPWCAWDICEAWAEKRGYKTAKAARNDVYRAANSLLRLAVDGRLSLCFHPPGYSEQKGTWESHPDTMELVVLQGRVGPAGDEEEEEEEELSSSCEEEGEEDRDADEEGEGDEDTPTAAPGSSLAARNPYALLGEDEC